Proteins co-encoded in one Brassica oleracea var. oleracea cultivar TO1000 chromosome C4, BOL, whole genome shotgun sequence genomic window:
- the LOC106340533 gene encoding uncharacterized protein LOC106340533, whose protein sequence is MEEPRQPESLSSCRNVSDVAYYVRNKVELCIQNYMSLEVTSKYLEKTYQISKSVTHIVWEQLREENPVFFINFEFRCQTALQMRLFNDMLTKQAVRMFKDGLIDICDASPSVKAFLRRQHPERVDLMETSASKRKLSSASLAMPNANGPSVAQSQNPYDQHNQVLNPASFAMPIPSGPSAAQWQIPNEQLYEHLYASRLPLSDANGPSVTQLPIPYEQQDQHLYSTSLPLPVANGPSMTQLPIPNDQQNQPHQDPSSAYNGNSLGDPAFEPADTEDWMLLLDPKFADLGVLPPFPPEDTTNPWPSSSDDLPYTDPMPEDFSAFELGGDILEGMHPNERQQHLNGQYQPHWQQQQQQNLQVEGSNGLANGEITDELLCNNFDITQSMQMDTIVHQQQAGGVNPHHLESEALNNRDSEATLVMQPSEQPQHQNGHYQPQQNVPVETVQYGGRSNGVVNGESSDQQFCNNFDKNHSKRMLCTSVVDEQQVGRVKRHQPESEALNNPNNGDGTQTNQQRSPEVRATSRSLKEWGAI, encoded by the exons ATGGAAGAACCACGTCAACCAGAATCTCTATCCAGCTGCCGTAACGTTTCAGACGTCGCATACTAT GTGAGGAACAAGGTCGAACTCTGTATTCAAAACTACATGAGCTTGGAAGTTACCTCCAAGTATCTTGAGAAGACTTACCAGATTAGTAAAAGTGTCACCCACATTG TTTGGGAGCAGCTTCGAGAAGAGAATCCAGTTTTCTTCATTAACTTCGAGTTTAGATGCCAAACGGCTCTTCAGATGAGGTTGTTCAATGATATGCTGACTAAGCAAGCTGTTCGGATGTTCAAGGATGGGCTTATTGATATTTGTGATGCTTCAC CTTCTGTTAAGGCTTTTCTTCGTCGACAACACCCTGAAAGAGTTGATCTTATGGAGACATCAG CTTCCAAGAGGAAGCTGAGTTCTGCAAGCTTAGCAATGCCTAATGCAAATGGTCCATCAG TTGCACAGTCTCAGAATCCTTATGACCAGCACAATCAAGTCCTTAATCCTGCAAGCTTTGCAATGCCTATTCCAAGTGGTCCATCAG CTGCTCAGTGGCAGATTCCTAATGAGCAGCTATATGAACACCTTTATGCTTCAAGGTTACCACTGTCTGATGCAAATGGTCCATCAG TGACACAGTTGCCTATTCCTTATGAGCAGCAAGATCAGCACCTTTATTCTACAAGTTTACCATTACCTGTTGCTAATGGTCCATCAA TGACGCAGCTGCCTATTCCCAATGATCAGCAAAATCAACCCCATCAGGATCCAAGCTCTGCATATAATG GTAACTCTCTTGGAGATCCAGCCTTTGAACCAGCAGATACTGAGGATTGGATGCTACTTCTTGATCCTAAAT TTGCCGACCTTGGAGTTCTACCACCATTCCCACCAGAAGATACTACTAATCCATGGCCTTCTTCATCTGATGATCTTCCCT ATACTGATCCTATGCCAGAAGACTTCTCCGCGTTTGAGCTTGGAGGCGATATATTAGAAGGAATGCATCCCAATGAACGGCAACAACACCTAAACGGACAGTACCAACCCCATTGGCAGCAGCAGCAGCAACAAAACCTCCAAGTAGAAGGAAGCAACGGGCTGGCAAATGGAGAAATCACTGATGAACTGTTATGTAATAACTTTGACATAACCCAATCAATGCAAATGGATACAATCGTTCACCAGCAACAAGCAGGAGGGGTAAACCCTCACCATCTTGAGTCTGAAGCTTTGAACAATCGAGATAGTG AAGCAACACTAGTAATGCAGCCCAGTGAACAGCCACAACACCAAAACGGACATTACCAGCCGCAACAAAACGTCCCAGTAGAAACGGTGCAATATGGAGGAAGAAGCAACGGGGTGGTGAATGGTGAAAGCAGTGACCAACAGTTCTGTAATAACTTTGACAAAAACCATTCAAAGAGAATGTTGTGTACAAGCGTTGTTGATGAGCAACAAGTAGGAAGAGTCAAACGTCATCAACCTGAGTCTGAAGCCTTGAACAATCCTAATAATG GTGATGGGACACAAACAAACCAGCAAAGATCTCCAGAGGTAAGAGCAACGTCAAGGTCCCTGAAAGAGTGGGGAGCAATATGA
- the LOC106340496 gene encoding uncharacterized protein LOC106340496 codes for MAMPLEVAVQLTKTVWFALSGWIFTCLYIADEITSSLRNRDIGHVHVG; via the coding sequence ATGGCTATGCCTTTGGAAGTGGCGGTGCAGCTGACGAAAACGGTGTGGTTTGCTCTAAGCGGCTGGATTTTCACATGTTTGTATATCGCTGATGAAATCACCAGTTCTCTCAGAAACAGAGATATAGGCCATGTCCATGTCGGATGA
- the LOC106337267 gene encoding uncharacterized protein At5g39865, producing the protein MGSSSSCSNSSCSASRSPPEKTLNATTVPRAFSFPMPSVHHPPVKKGDTHHLVSLTSTTYGSLLHVDLDVQTLKNNKKTAEQDESLDSLSPDSVINTWELMNDLEDEFGSTKRDVDVNGSYELVRMEEDWVPLPSKAKQPLWKHMAEESFLSGLDSNIISSYKRALSSRQLGKNTKPVSCSHSNQSVVSLSPVSSQYLEEQEKPRLLETEEDNKTIVLYFTSLRGIRKTYEDCCYVRTVLRGFQVAVDERDISMDSEYRKEVQILLGEEKPVCLPQVFIRGVHVGGIEEIKRLNDGGELGEMLKGFPVFESVGACECCGDARFVLCTSCGGSTKVFEEQEDGFKRCNGCNENGLVRCNNCCL; encoded by the coding sequence ATGGGCTCTTCTTCTTCTTGTTCTAACTCTTCTTGCTCTGCGTCACGTTCACCGCCGGAGAAGACACTCAACGCAACGACGGTTCCGAGAGCTTTCTCGTTCCCGATGCCGTCGGTTCACCACCCGCCGGTTAAAAAAGGCGACACGCACCACCTCGTCTCCCTCACGTCCACCACTTACGGTTCTCTTCTACACGTCGACCTCGACGTACAAACACTAAAGAATAACAAGAAGACGGCCGAACAAGACGAGTCGCTTGACTCGCTGTCTCCTGACTCGGTGATCAACACATGGGAGCTCATGAACGATCTCGAAGACGAGTTTGGTTCGACGAAACGTGACGTGGACGTTAATGGTTCTTACGAGCTCGTGAGAATGGAAGAAGATTGGGTTCCTCTGCCTTCTAAAGCTAAGCAGCCTTTGTGGAAACATATGGCTGAAGAGTCGTTTCTCTCTGGTTTGGATTCTAACATCATCTCATCTTACAAGAGAGCATTGTCTTCTAGACAACTAGGCAAGAACACAAAACCAGTCTCTTGCAGCCACTCTAATCAATCGGTTGTCTCTCTGAGTCCAGTGAGTTCTCAGTATTTGGAAGAGCAAGAGAAACCAAGATTGCTTGAAACAGAAGAAGACAACAAGACTATAGTATTGTACTTCACTAGCCTCAGAGGAATCCGAAAGACTTATGAGGATTGTTGCTACGTAAGAACAGTTCTGAGAGGGTTTCAAGTTGCGGTAGATGAACGTGACATATCAATGGACTCTGAATACAGAAAAGAGGTTCAGATTTTACTCGGCGAAGAGAAACCGGTTTGCTTGCCTCAGGTGTTCATAAGAGGCGTCCATGTTGGTGGAATTGAGGAGATCAAGAGACTCAATGATGGAGGTGAATTGGGAGAGATGTTAAAAGGTTTTCCTGTTTTTGAATCTGTGGGAGCTTGTGAGTGCTGTGGGGATGCAAGATTTGTTCTGTGTACTAGTTGTGGTGGTAGTACTAAAGTGTTTGAGGAACAAGAAGATGGGTTTAAGAGATGCAATGGATGCAATGAGAATGGATTGGTGCGTTGTAACAATTGTTGTCTCTAG